The following DNA comes from Candidatus Cloacimonas sp..
TTTCCTATTCACAAGCGGCTCACCCAGTTCATCCAGTTCCGTATGAAATGTTATATTTAAATTGATGAGAGAAACCGTAGTGGTAGGAATACGAACGCTATCTGCCATAAAGCCAATATTTCTAATATTGGGCATAACCTGTTCCAGGGCTTTTGTAACGCCGGTTGTGGAAAGAATTATATTATTCAGAACACTTCTGGATTTTCTTAAATCCGTGGCATCCGTTTTGGGAACGCTATCCAGAATGGATTGAGTGTTTGTGGCAGAATGGATGGTACTCATTGAAGCAGTTAATATACGCGCCGTTATTTGATTTTCCAGCAGTGGTTTCAACATATGTGCCAAACCGGTTGTTGTGCAAGATGCAGCCGAAAGGACATTATGTTTGCCGGGATCAAAATCCAAATGATTGATGCCATAAATCATTGTTTTAGCATCGTCGGGAAGAGAATTTCCAGATTTCATTTTGAAGGGAGCGCTACAGATAACTTTTAGAGCTCCAGCATCTAAATGACCTCTTAAGCAGGGTTTTCCCGAATCCGTTCGCAAAGAAGGATCCAGAAAATTACCAGTGCAATCGACAACAGTTCTAACACCTTCATTCAGCCAGTTGATATCTTTTGGGTCACGCACGGTTTTCAATATTTTCACTGGT
Coding sequences within:
- a CDS encoding glyceraldehyde-3-phosphate dehydrogenase; protein product: LRHFEGIVVNCGRVVGKNIDDLVQVIEMDSTYGSIHKFLYGIVGKKAEIKVLDAEEPLLEIEGIPVKILKTVRDPKDINWLNEGVRTVVDCTGNFLDPSLRTDSGKPCLRGHLDAGALKVICSAPFKMKSGNSLPDDAKTMIYGINHLDFDPGKHNVLSAASCTTTGLAHMLKPLLENQITARILTASMSTIHSATNTQSILDSVPKTDATDLRKSRSVLNNIILSTTGVTKALEQVMPNIRNIGFMADSVRIPTTTVSLINLNITFHTELDELGEPLVNRKLINDVYAQAAEGAQKDLLVISDRQNVSADMIGTMAAVVIEAHETHTRTGFVTIPVSTLLAQGVNTDKVLELPVTHAKIFGWYDNELGSYVNCLSRLTNYIEEHTI